Proteins encoded within one genomic window of Tabrizicola piscis:
- a CDS encoding DUF1289 domain-containing protein — protein MKDDVWKRDEIASPCVKLCVVHPEARICVGCLRTIDEISQWSRLSHEERAVVMTELPARAPLLAKRRGGRMARLGR, from the coding sequence GTGAAGGACGATGTCTGGAAGCGCGACGAGATCGCCTCGCCTTGCGTCAAGCTGTGCGTCGTCCACCCCGAGGCGCGGATCTGCGTCGGCTGCCTGCGCACCATCGACGAGATCAGCCAGTGGTCCCGGCTGAGCCACGAAGAGCGCGCGGTCGTGATGACCGAACTGCCGGCACGGGCACCACTTCTGGCCAAGCGGCGCGGCGGGCGTATGGCCCGGCTGGGGCGCTGA
- the ruvX gene encoding Holliday junction resolvase RuvX: MDAFLAALPANRAIAGLDLGDKTIGVAMSDLRRQVATPIEVIRREKFTLDAARLLALLEARGACGIVLGLPLNMDGSSGPRVQATQAFARNLEKLTPLPIGFWDERLSTVAAERALLEADTSRKRRKEVIDQVAAGYILQGALDRMAHMTRQQVGERDE, from the coding sequence ATGGACGCCTTTCTGGCCGCCCTGCCCGCGAACCGGGCGATTGCGGGGCTTGACCTTGGGGACAAGACCATAGGCGTGGCGATGTCGGACCTGCGCCGTCAGGTCGCGACCCCGATCGAGGTGATCCGGCGCGAGAAGTTCACGCTGGATGCAGCACGGCTGCTGGCGCTGCTGGAGGCGCGCGGGGCTTGTGGAATTGTCCTTGGGCTGCCGTTGAACATGGACGGATCGAGTGGCCCACGTGTGCAGGCGACGCAGGCCTTTGCGCGCAATCTGGAAAAGCTGACGCCCCTGCCGATCGGGTTCTGGGACGAACGTTTGTCGACGGTTGCGGCAGAAAGGGCACTGCTGGAGGCGGATACGTCACGCAAGCGTCGGAAAGAGGTGATCGATCAGGTGGCGGCGGGCTATATCCTCCAAGGCGCGCTGGACCGGATGGCGCATATGACGCGGCAACAGGTCGGGGAGCGGGACGAGTGA
- a CDS encoding sulfite exporter TauE/SafE family protein encodes MPELATLLPMLAALLAIGAFAGVVGGLLGVGGGIVLVPAFFYAFTYLGYDGPQLMQVCVATALATIVITSLRSVSAHNRKGAVDWAVLKAWGPWLVIAAAIGTFVASRVSSLTLQAVFGALAGLAGLWMALGRDSWRLGTAMPGQPVRGLLAGAVGFFSAMMGIGGGTFGVPLMTLYGMPIHRAVATASGFGVLIAVPAVMGFLVLPIAEAPPFTVGAVNLPAFLVVIGTTLLTTPLGVRLAHAMNPKPLKRAFAIFLTLVALNMLRKVFGW; translated from the coding sequence ATGCCCGAACTTGCAACACTTCTGCCCATGCTGGCCGCCCTGCTTGCGATCGGTGCCTTCGCAGGCGTGGTCGGTGGCCTTCTGGGCGTCGGCGGCGGGATCGTGCTGGTTCCCGCATTCTTTTACGCATTCACCTACCTTGGCTATGACGGCCCACAACTGATGCAGGTCTGCGTTGCAACGGCCTTGGCCACCATCGTCATCACGTCGCTGCGGTCCGTCAGTGCCCACAATCGCAAAGGCGCGGTCGATTGGGCGGTGCTGAAGGCCTGGGGGCCATGGCTTGTCATAGCGGCGGCCATCGGGACTTTCGTTGCATCGCGGGTGTCTTCGCTAACGCTGCAGGCGGTCTTTGGCGCGCTGGCGGGGCTTGCCGGCCTGTGGATGGCCCTTGGCCGCGACAGCTGGAGGTTGGGGACCGCCATGCCCGGCCAGCCGGTGCGTGGCCTTCTGGCCGGGGCGGTCGGGTTCTTTTCGGCCATGATGGGCATCGGCGGCGGCACCTTTGGCGTGCCGCTCATGACGCTTTACGGCATGCCGATCCACCGCGCCGTCGCCACCGCCTCGGGGTTTGGAGTGTTGATCGCGGTGCCTGCAGTCATGGGGTTCCTGGTCCTGCCCATCGCCGAAGCGCCCCCCTTCACCGTGGGGGCAGTCAACCTGCCGGCCTTTCTCGTCGTCATCGGCACAACTCTTTTGACCACACCGCTGGGCGTTCGGCTGGCCCATGCGATGAACCCAAAGCCGCTGAAACGTGCCTTTGCGATCTTCCTGACGCTGGTCGCGCTCAACATGCTGCGCAAGGTTTTCGGATGGTAA